TTATCCGTTCCATGGCTTCTCAGGGCCTCTATTCGGTAAGTTGAGCACCACGCCTAATTTTTTGCTCACCGGCTTGCCGCTAAGAGGGGGGGAAGACTCATCTAACTGTCATTGTTATATGAGATGAGTAAACTGCTTTTATATTATTTATGCCTGCAGGCTGATGCTGTCAACTTGGGTGGCTTGCACCACGCGTTGTATAATGCACGGTTTGCCAGCAAACCAAAGAACCCGGTGTAACGTATAGCCGGGCGGGAGGCGGTATTCTCATGTTAAGCCTCCCATCACCCGGCTGCCGGGCACAAAAAATACCATTAATGCTAATCCATATCATCTGCCCATGATAACCTGAATAATATTGCTTTACGGCCTAAACACTTGTAATATGAAAAAAATAACGCTTGCCTGCGTAATGGCGATCCTATGCGCCTATAATATGGCTTTTACACAGTCATTTTCATACAATATTGCGAAGATCAATTTCCCGCTTTATGTGGGAGATTATGTAAACCGGTTGCAGTCAATAGGTAAGTCTGTTAACTATGTCTCTGACACGATTTCGCTTAATCACTTTAAAGATAAGCTGGTCATTGTGGGTTTTTGGTTTACACATTGTGGCGCCTGTATTGCCCGGTTTAAAGATGAAATGGCTTTGCAGAAAAAATACGCGAAAGATATTCAGTTGATTATGGTGACATTTGAGGATGCACCTGTTGTAAAACAATTTATAAAAGATTGGGAGCAAAAAAATAATACCCGTTTTACATTGCCAGTTATTGTTGCGGATACGGTTTTAAAAAAGGCATTCCGCTCTCTTCACAACCCATATTATGCATGGCTGTTTCCTACGGGGCGGCTGGCGGGACTAACGAGTCCGGAGCTACTTACGCCTGCAGCTATTGAAGCAATGACTACGGAGTTAAAAAGCGATCGAAAAGCTCGCGCAACCTTTGATAAAGAAGCGGAAGAAAAAAAGAAACGTTAACCACGAAAAACAATTTTTATGCGTTGTATTTATCTTATTGTCTGCGCCTTACTGGCGGCAGGCGGGGCGTGGGCACAAGCGCCTGTTTCAATGGGTGGTACTGTTATTGATGAAGCTACGGGACTGCCGGTTACAAATGTTACGCTTACGGCTCTAAACAGCAAAAGAACTGTGGCCACAGGTACTGATGGTAAATTTTCTACCACCATGCTGTTGCCGGATACATTACTTGTATCGCATCTTGGTTATACACTACAAAAAGTACCAGTAAC
The sequence above is a segment of the Niabella agricola genome. Coding sequences within it:
- a CDS encoding TlpA family protein disulfide reductase; amino-acid sequence: MKKITLACVMAILCAYNMAFTQSFSYNIAKINFPLYVGDYVNRLQSIGKSVNYVSDTISLNHFKDKLVIVGFWFTHCGACIARFKDEMALQKKYAKDIQLIMVTFEDAPVVKQFIKDWEQKNNTRFTLPVIVADTVLKKAFRSLHNPYYAWLFPTGRLAGLTSPELLTPAAIEAMTTELKSDRKARATFDKEAEEKKKR